ggactcctcgttgTCATAAAGCCTACTAGATATTTTCATGGTTCAGTCGGtgaaatgctttttcgaaatcaacgaacaccagcaaaagaaggtcctggaattcgttgatttgttccattataattcgtagcgttgtgatgtggtccacataTGATCGTCCGAATCGGAATCCACCTTGTTGCCCTCGGAGGATagcgtcgatttttttctgggtcCTGTtgaggatcactttgcagagtactttgagggttgtacagatcaacgatATACCATGACCATGGTCGATGGTTATCATGTATAATCAAGTGCACAATATTTGACATGTGCACCGAAACGTAAGTGGCTGTCGAccatttcagctgctgtttcaaAGATGGGCTGTGTCCTCCATAAGTAATCTCCATGTGTGGCACAACTCTTTTGTTGGTCACGAGTAGTACTTCGGTTTTATGGTGGGCTATCTGAAGCTTGACTCCTTCCTTCCAAATGCCGACCCTTTCTACATAATCCGTTGCAAGGTCCTCTACTTCCTCGTTTACTTCACCGGTGGTTATGAGCACGATATCTTCAGcgaatccgactatctgcacgcctgctggcaGTTCCAGCGTTAATACCTcgttatacatggcattccaagcACAGGTCCAAgaatggaaccctgtggaacacctgCTGGTAGGGCAGTAGATTGTAAcccagtttctttttttttataattagtttatttGAAACAGCTCGTACCGTAGGTTTTAAAGAGGAAATGTCTGATTTGTGTAAttacatttcaaagttttcgataGATTTAGATATAGTGAAGAAGAAAGAAGTATAGAAGGAAGTTATAAACGGAGATCAATAGCTTTGAGgaaaaggtagatttcgagcatgtaATCAATGTCTATCGCAGCTAATACATCTCTCATTGGGGTattgggtggttttcctcgggctcgaagggagtctattaaattcaccctggcgacaaggtggtcctcacacgaccaaacaatacaTATGTTCGATGTCATGGTAATCTTGACCACAAccacataaattgctgccagcaagaTTAAAACGATAGAGTAACGCGGTTAAAGAACAATGATAGGACATGAGACGAGaaaatattcgaataaaatCCCGGCTCAAATACCCGGTTTCGGTTTCGTAGATCAAAATgcgagtttcaaaaaaaaaatcctacccTGGTATCACTAGCGTTGTTGAAGGCATTTTCTACATCGACCATCAAAATGACCCGATGACAAACACCTTTCCTCTTCTTTTCTGTCACCATTTGAATGGCATCCACTGTggatctccctttccgaaaaccgaactatCTGTTCGATAGTCTTCTTTCACCCTCTGTTCAAATACATAGTTAGTCTGTTGTAGATTATCCTCTGTCGTAGTTTACCAAGGGTATCCAACAGGCAAATAGGTCTACAAGGTGGCGGATGCCCTGGAGGTTTTCCCGGTTTCGGTAGTAACACCAGCATCGCAGTTTTCCACAGGTTGGCGAAAGATCATTAGTCGAGAACTTTTGTAACACCACTCTGAAAGTACCTGGAATGGTCTGTACCGTCACCTTCACCACGAGGCTAGTGGTCACTGCCTCGGGCCCTGCTGCGAGAAAAGATGCGTgacaatttccttatttttttccgGACATTTTTAGCTTGGCGACTGCGAGCCAAAGAATCCTGCTAGTTCAAATCTATAGGCTTGGCCACATGCGTTGTTTTTTACGCTCTACTACTGTGCTCTGTAGCAGTTCCCCTTGATCGCCATGAAAACTCGCTTAAGTGCTACTCTGGCTGCTCCATAAACGGCACTTCTCGATTCTGGCTCTTAGGTCCACCAGTAAGCCAGTCGTCGCAACCACTTGGGTATACTTCTTCTGGGCATAGCCATGGCGCACATAGCTACTATAATTTTCGTATACTGCTCAGAATTTTGCACTTTCTATGCTTACTTCATGTTTATAGTTTCGACGCAGCCTTcctgattaaaaactttaatcttCCATCTGCTCCTATCACTACAAGGGCCTTCCTTTTTAATTCGTGAGCGAGTTCATCCAACACTGTGTTGAACTCCCCGATCTTCTAtcttggtggagcgtagcagctgcAGAAAAAGATGCCGTTGATTATTGCAATCACGAATCCGTCCTGAGAATCTGTCACTACCTCCTGAATGGGAAAACACCCTGTGATTTAGACAGCAGCTAAGCCAGACCAATCTGCTGCCCAGTTACCATTTCCAGGCGAAATTATATATGGTTCTGACAATGGCACTACATCCCATTTCTTTTCGCCTACCGTTTGCTCTAGCCGAAACTAAGCTACCTCGCTAAATATGATTCAGATTTAGCTGGATTATATCCAATTTTACTGGATTGTTTTGGGTTTTTATATGTCAGGctcagcgttgccagattgaaaccCGCTTAAGTCCGTAGATTtcacgaaaatcgaaaaatgtactgttttcggctaaataaaacttgatgaccttttttttttggtcgtcaggtagaattttcattcatccgcagaatcccttgaatttattcgataatccgtagaaaatccgtaggaaatgctgagaATCCGTAGATTtggagcatcgatccgtagctccgtggAAATGGtcaaaatccgtagaactacggagaaatccgtagatctggcaaggctggtCAGGCTATCCGAGCTACCAGATTCGTCTGCCTGCTTACATCCAGTTCATCTTTTTGGGTGCGTCTTGTTTTGGTGACGCTCTCGCCAAAAGCAGATAACTTTGGCTCTGCGCGAAGCTTCCAGAAAAGGTCCACATACTCGAATCACTCGTAGAGGTTTGGGCTTTGGGGGTGGTTCGGGCTTTATGACTACTTTTCTTTCTTCGTTCTCCTTTCTATTACAAACCATGCCTCCAGCACTGCTTTCTCCGTAGGCATCCTTATAGTCCGCACCACTCCCTTTTGAGAGGAATCGTTTACGACGGGGAAGTCGCGATACTTTTCGCCTTTCTTCTCGGCTTGGACTTCTTCGAAGGTCCTTGAGGTGAACCAATGTTGCCTCACTCCAGGTTTTTCTCCGCAGCTTCGGCTTTCCCCACCAGCTCCCATCAATTTAGGAACCCTTGATGTGCGTGTGCACGTTGTTTGTACTTCGCACAAACTCCTGCATCTGGTCGGCCATGTCAGCTACCTACAGAGGCCATATTTTGAGATGCCCCTAGGTGCACCTCTTCCCGCGACTGTTGCCAGCTTCTCTTGCTGGGAACTACTGAGGTTTTCAGTGGACTCACCTTCGACCGGGTGCCTATCTCCTTACCTAACTCCGTTACTACTTTGCTCAGAAGAGAAGACCTAAGGAGTCCTCCCTTAGCAAAGACCTCTCTCTGCGTTCTTCTACCTTCTCCTTCTTCGTCCGAGCTAACGTCAGTTGTCTCAACGTTCCTTCTTTTTTGGGTGTTGTTGCTGTTTATATTTATGTTTGGTCCCACTAGTAGCTAGGGAAATATACGGTCCACTGCGCTAGTGCCCTGAATTAGCGCTGCAAGGACTCCAGAGTAATGGCACTGACACATTTCGACCTGCCAACAATCAATACAGTCTTTCGTATGAAGGCGTTTCCACGTCCCCATGAGCGGCACACTTTTTGCAACCTTGGGTCATTGTTTCCAGACTGATTATGGCAACAATGGATGGAACTCAGTTCTGTGTTCGAACTTCGAGTGAATTGtagagttcattcgaatcgcgcagggggatTCGACAAGGCAATGGTCTATACTGCATGATGtttaacgtggcgctagaagatATTCTTCAACAAGCGGTGGGTGAAATGCGGGGCACTAtcttcaacagatccagtcaaatTATCTGCTTTGCTAACGACATTTACATTGTCTAGAGAcgatctgcggcggtggaggaagtctaccgcaaactgaaacgcgaagcggGAAAGAATGGGAAGACGATTAATACGTCCAAAACGAAGTATATGTTGGCCTGCGGATCCAAGACCGCAAAGCCCGCTTGTCCAAGGTTAAGATCGACGGCGACGAACTGGAGACAGTCAAAGTCATCGATTCTatttcggctcactggtgaccacagacaatgacaccagccgtgagatctggTGGCGAAAGATCAGCGGACATTGTACCAACTGTAGACTCCCCAAGCATCAACGGTCTAGAAGACTTAgctctcgcacgaagtgtaacctttACAAGACGCTTGTTAGTCCGGGCGTACCCTACGCGCACGAGACatagatattgctcgaggagcaCCTGCGCACACTCGAAGTACTCAAAGCACCATATTTGGCTGCGTGCAGAAGAACGGAGTATGGgacgaaggatgaaccacgagctcgcgggGCTCTTCGGCGAATCTAATACTCAGGAGGTGGTGAAGGCTGACCGGATACGCTGGGAATGACATGTTgtgagaatgccggatgactatGCTGCGCAACTCGTGTTAGCTACGAGTCCGGCAGGAACGAGATTAATGAGGGCAaaacgagcaaggtggttaaAACAAGTGGAGCGTGTTCTGGAGTTTGTAGGATGCCCGAGAAGTTGAAGAacagttgccatggaccgagtgaatgtTAGGAGCTAtattcatcaagttatgtcgtgaggcggaaaactatgaaaataaaaaataataatatttttaatttctcgaaCTAGATGTTAGTTGTTACAttatataaaaagaaatttaaaaagtttagtTCTTTTTGCTCCGTGGCTACGAAAAtagcttttaaaatttactttttgtaATATGTATTCAATCAGCATTTTCTCCCACCAGGTTTACCAAAACTACTCTCAGAATCCCAACTCCTACTGGACGCGCATCCGGGTGATAGATGGTGCGCTACAGTACACAGAACTGAACCTGCCAGAGATCGATATCGAGTACCTGAAGAACAATGTCGAGATAGTTATTCACTCGGCAGCAGACGTCAATCTGGACACCTCGATTCAGAATGCCATCAAAACCAATGTATTCGGGGCCCAGGAACTGCTCAAAATCGCCCTGGGCATGAAAAAGTTGATctcatttttgtacatttcgacGGCATACTCGAACTGCATCCAGGAAGAAATTTTCGAACGGTACTACGATGTGCACATTCAACCGACGGAGCTGGTCAAGATAGCCGATACCTTGCAAGAGGAGGATATGGATACGTTGTCCCGTAAAATTATCCACCCCTGGCCCAATACCTACACCTTTGCAAAagctacggcagaaaatgtaTTCCGGGAATACTGTAACCGATTGCCAATTGTGCTAATAAGACCGTCAATTGGTAAGTTTGGTTTCCTTGGTCAATCATACATTGAAACATATCTGGAGCCTCTTTCAAGCCGAAGAACATGCGATCAGTCTCATAATGCTTAAAACCTTATTTGTCAATTGCTTTTATTCCAAACAGTGATTGCAACTGTGGATGATCCTATTGAAGGGTGGACCGACAACGTGTACGGGCTAAACGGCGTCATCAGTGGAGTGGGTAGTGGCGTACTTCGGATTCTTCTCATTGATAATCAATACCACTCGGATATCATACCGGCCGATTTGGTGGTCAATTCAAGCCTCGCCGCCATCTGGTACAGCACAACGCAACAGGTGGGGGTGCCGGCAGAGGAAAAAGTATTCAATTGCGTTTCCCGGGTGGACAATCCGTTTACCTACGAGAAAGTTTGCCAGTACTGCATGGAGTGCAAATTCATTTGCCCGGCGATAAAAACGCTTTGGTTCCCTCGCTACAATCACACCAAATCGAAAACTGTATACTACTTCCTGAATATTTTGTACCACTTCATACCTGCGTTGTTTTTCGATTTGCTTGCCAGAATTATGGGAGAAAAACCTAGGTAATATCTATAGTTTAAAATgactgataaaataatttctattttaacaatttctggTTTCAGAGTGGTTTTcctgtatcgaaaaattcaacaattcacAGATGTTCTACAATTCTTCACCAACAACCAGTGGTGGTTCAGGAACGAAAACATGCGGAAGGTATACGACAGCATGTCCGTGGAGGATAAGGAATTCTTCCCATCAGATGTTAAGAAAATCGATTGGCACGACTTTTTCTACATCTATGTAATGGGCCTCAGGAAATACGTAATGAAGGAGAATCTAGAAAACCTTAAAGAGGCAAAGCGCAAGATGGTTTTGCTTTGCATCATGCACTACACTCTGTTGACAGTGTTATATTTGCTAGCCGCTTGGGCTTTGGTCGTGGTTTTTCGAAGTGATTCAGTGCAGAGCACAATCGCGTGGGGACGTGAAGTTCTGCCATTTTAATAATAAGTACCTAGatcttaaattgaataaattctttttacttctgaatctaagatttttatttcaagaccTCCATTATTCTTTTATAACCTTCTGGTAGAAATTATGAGATGATTAAtgcggaagtttttttttcttgattgatGTACAAAATAATGCAATAATTACATAATGAAATTTGTGCATCTCCATTCTATCGATTGGAATATTACACATGTACATCACACGGTCATCAGATTTTTGCAACCCAATGCAGCACCCACTACTGTAGGGCAtcgaaatcaatttgaaaacataatttttcaaccaCCTTAACCTacctgttgtttttgttgttacgaGGCTCACCAACaacatggaaaaaaattatgtactGATCGAAACTGCATTTCAATTATCTCGATACGGTGGAAAAGCGCATTCAACTCTGATTTCATCCCCTGTCTGCCCTCATCCGGTCCATTGAGAATTCAACCGTTAAACCAAACGAAAATCCCACCAGATGACCACCGCCATCAGGACCAACAACAACCGATTCATTTGTCCCTTGAGAGAGGGATACGGGGCACCGGAAACGCAAAATCGGATCCGCTTGGCAGCGACGAAATCGAAAACACTGAacgaactaaaaaaattaattactcAACATTGTGATTCTTTCTTCCGGGACGAGCCTGGGAGAGGCTTGGGAAAACCACATGGCCGGAAGTAGCTAGGCAGCGAAGAGCGGGTTGGGAATTGCTTAATTAAATCGGTCGTGCAATGGTTATTTAATGTTTATCTTTCATTAAACATGTTGCGCGGCGGCTTTAAAGATTTGTTGGGTTCTTCGGCGGCAAAAGCAAGATAGAAGAAAATGGAAATCCGTCCccgaaaatataataaaaccgGGATCGAGCACTGTCTCAAAACGACGACCGGAAGTCGATTTGCATTTGTCTGTTTTTGCAACTGTGTTTCTTGATAAGGAAAAATTTATCGGGGCAAACGCAAGTCATGaactaaaactgaatttttacgAAGCAGATCACAACTCCAAAAGATACATAAACTAAACtacatcaattaaaaaaaaacgaaatagtACTGAATAAGTGaatctttcacaaaatttgtattttaaataaaccttatattttccattttattcttttctattttattctattatttccactttattcta
This sequence is a window from Uranotaenia lowii strain MFRU-FL chromosome 3, ASM2978415v1, whole genome shotgun sequence. Protein-coding genes within it:
- the LOC129757705 gene encoding fatty acyl-CoA reductase wat-like, with protein sequence MLEQIFTADDQKRRDPSQSVNSPMRQFFRGKTVFLTGGTGFLGKLFIEKLLKCDVKELILLIRPKRGRTSRERLQRQFERETVYQNYSQNPNSYWTRIRVIDGALQYTELNLPEIDIEYLKNNVEIVIHSAADVNLDTSIQNAIKTNVFGAQELLKIALGMKKLISFLYISTAYSNCIQEEIFERYYDVHIQPTELVKIADTLQEEDMDTLSRKIIHPWPNTYTFAKATAENVFREYCNRLPIVLIRPSIVIATVDDPIEGWTDNVYGLNGVISGVGSGVLRILLIDNQYHSDIIPADLVVNSSLAAIWYSTTQQVGVPAEEKVFNCVSRVDNPFTYEKVCQYCMECKFICPAIKTLWFPRYNHTKSKTVYYFLNILYHFIPALFFDLLARIMGEKPRVVFLYRKIQQFTDVLQFFTNNQWWFRNENMRKVYDSMSVEDKEFFPSDVKKIDWHDFFYIYVMGLRKYVMKENLENLKEAKRKMVLLCIMHYTLLTVLYLLAAWALVVVFRSDSVQSTIAWGREVLPF